Below is a window of Kosmotoga arenicorallina S304 DNA.
AATCAAGATTTGCTTCCGGCATTATGCCAAAGGCTATAACAACCAGCACAGCTAATAGACCAGCCAATGCAAGTCCAAAGGGAACTGAGTACTTCTTCTCGCTGAGCTTTGCATTTGGCCTTATAAGATTGAAAATCCATCTGAAGTAATAAGTAACTTCTATTGCCGTTGCAATTAAAATCACCACAGGGATCCATAAGGATTTATCCATGGTTGCCGATATGACATACAGTTTGGAACGGAAGCCAAAGAATAAAGGCATGCCAGCTATTGTTAGCGCACCGGTACCAAACAAAAATGCCAATAGTGGCGATTTACGCGCAACACCAGCAACATCTTCCAGCTTATCGCTTCCTGCTGTCAAAGCAATTTGGGCAGCCACCGAGAATAGCAACAGTTTTCCAAACCCGTTGTTCAAAAGAAGCATAGAAGCGCCTATATAAGCCTTTGAACTCCCGATAGCGATCATCATTAGGATAATGCCCGCCTGCGCTATGCTCGAATATGCGAGCATTTTTTTCATCCTCTTTTGACTGAAAGCAAGAATTTCTCCAATGACAGCTGTTGTGATGCCCAGGATTATGATTAGCTCATTTAGCTTTCCGGAATTAACCACAAAGGCTATTACCCGTATAAACGCCGAAACCATTGCTATTGGGAATACAGAGGCAAGGATTGTTGATCCTCTCCCTGAGGCGTTTGCGTACACATCTGGAGCCCAACCATTGAAAGGAAATAGCTTGGTCTCAACGCCCAGCCCCACTATCATTAGCAGACCGGCTACGAGTAACACATCGGGATTTAGTGATGTCACCTTTGCCGCGGCATCAGCCATATTCAATGTTCCTGCCGAGGCGTAAATGACTATCACACCAAGAAGATAGAAAGACGAAGCAATAGAACCCAGTATTAGATATTTAAACGCGGCAAACTTGCTCTCTGCTTCCTTTCCTGATGCAGCGATTATATAGGCTGCGATAGCTGAAATTTCAAGGAATACAAAGAGATTGAAAAGGTCTCCCGTGAGAAGAATTCCATTTATCGCTGCCAGTGAAAGCATAAAAGCGACAGACATCTTTTCGCCTTTCTTCAGCACTTCAGATGACGTTGCAACTAGCGCAAGCAAAAAGATTATATTTACGGCCAACAAGAATAATCGGATCATATCGCTGACAACAAGGTTGATACCGTATGGGGGAATCCAACCTCCGATAATATAACTTTCAACACCATTACCATTGAAAATGAGAAAACTGAATATCACGTTTGACAAAGCAGAAATCCAGAGCAAGGCTTTTGAAAATTTCCCGGTAAATATGCCGAGAAATGCAAGGCCAAGCGGTAAAGCAATCAACCATATGGGGTTCATCCGTTATCCCCCCTTATTTCGTCTAATTCTATTGTCCCGTAGGAATCCATTACTTTTAATACCAGAGAAAGAGCCAGCGCAGTTACCCCAACACCTATAACGATGGCTGTTAACACAAGCGCTTGGGGAAGAGGGTCAACAAAATTCATCGTGCTCTTGTTTACAACGGGCGAAAGTATAGGAGCATTTCCTTCTGCAACATAACCTATCGAAACGATAAAAATGTTGACACCGAGTTCCGCAATATTAAGTGATACTACAAGTTTAACGAGATTTTTCTGTGATAACAGCCCATAGATTCCAATAGCTATGAGCATTATTGAAAAGTATTGAATCATTTTTCCCCCTCCTCTGCAAAGAAATCATCGAGGAGTCCTGAGAGTTCCGCTCCTACTTTCAAACCAATTATTGAATAGACTATAGGGACGATTCCGGCGCTTAAAAGATTGCCTATGGTTCCCGTAGGTAGAAAATTTTGAAGGAAAGAACCAGTAACGAGCAAACCTACAACGCCTATCACTACATATAATAATCCCATTGAGCCTTCAAGAACTTTTAGCAGTTTTGATGTACGCATCTTGTCATCCACAATGAGCATCAACAAGGCGCTTGCGGCAATTATCGTACCGCCGGGGAATCCACCTCCAGGCGTGAGGTGACCATGAATAAAAACATATGCCCCGAAAACTATCAAAAGAGTGGCTATAATCCTTGCGGCTATTTTT
It encodes the following:
- a CDS encoding complex I subunit 5 family protein, giving the protein MNPIWLIALPLGLAFLGIFTGKFSKALLWISALSNVIFSFLIFNGNGVESYIIGGWIPPYGINLVVSDMIRLFLLAVNIIFLLALVATSSEVLKKGEKMSVAFMLSLAAINGILLTGDLFNLFVFLEISAIAAYIIAASGKEAESKFAAFKYLILGSIASSFYLLGVIVIYASAGTLNMADAAAKVTSLNPDVLLVAGLLMIVGLGVETKLFPFNGWAPDVYANASGRGSTILASVFPIAMVSAFIRVIAFVVNSGKLNELIIILGITTAVIGEILAFSQKRMKKMLAYSSIAQAGIILMMIAIGSSKAYIGASMLLLNNGFGKLLLFSVAAQIALTAGSDKLEDVAGVARKSPLLAFLFGTGALTIAGMPLFFGFRSKLYVISATMDKSLWIPVVILIATAIEVTYYFRWIFNLIRPNAKLSEKKYSVPFGLALAGLLAVLVVIAFGIMPEANLDFFNRIGDLTIQLSKNLMGGM
- a CDS encoding sodium:proton antiporter; translation: MIQYFSIMLIAIGIYGLLSQKNLVKLVVSLNIAELGVNIFIVSIGYVAEGNAPILSPVVNKSTMNFVDPLPQALVLTAIVIGVGVTALALSLVLKVMDSYGTIELDEIRGDNG
- the mbhE gene encoding hydrogen gas-evolving membrane-bound hydrogenase subunit E, producing MKKAVAALIALLFFFMFVSILNSDSNELMGIPKFGEVNLSERVSNKYISKSVSDNSEEVVYGETKDAESGSANMVTSVVVNYRSFDTLGEVTVLFLSATGVAILIGGGKRKKLTISINPIVKIAARIIATLLIVFGAYVFIHGHLTPGGGFPGGTIIAASALLMLIVDDKMRTSKLLKVLEGSMGLLYVVIGVVGLLVTGSFLQNFLPTGTIGNLLSAGIVPIVYSIIGLKVGAELSGLLDDFFAEEGEK